In Sphingobacterium sp. SYP-B4668, the sequence CAAGTTTCCAGAACCGTTTTCGGTAAAAGCAGGTGATGGTATCACCGATTTATATGGTGTGATGTATAAGCCTTTTGATTTTGATTCTACACGTACCTACCCCATCATCGAGTATGTGTATCCTGGCCCTCAAACGGAGGCCGTGAATAAAGCATTTGGCAGAAGTATGGACCGTATTGATCGTCTCGCTCAAATGGGATTTATCGTCATCACTGTAGGAAACAGAGGGGGACATCCGGCACGGTCCAAATGGTACCACACCTATGGATACGGCAATCTTAGAGACTATGGTCTAGAGGATAAAAAGGTCGCGGCCGAACAATTGGCCTCCAAATATGCATTCATAGATATCGATCGAGTGGGGATCACAGGTCACTCGGGGGGTGGATTCATGTCTACAGCAGCGCTATTGGTATACCCCGATTTCTTTAAAGTGGCGGTGTCCGGTGCGGGCAACCATGAAAACAACATCTACAACCGCTGGTGGAGCGAACGCCATCATGGGATTCAAGAAAAGATAAGTAGCAAGGGAGACACTACATTTGCCTATCAAATAGAAAAGAATACTGAATTGGCTAAAAACCTAAAAGGAAAATTGCTGATTGCTACTGGCGACATCGACAACAACGTGCATCCAGCTAATTCCATACGAATGGTAGAAGCACTAATCAAAGCTAACAAGCGTTTTGATTTTTTACTCCTTCCAGGACAACGCCATGGGTTTGGAAATATGACCGAATATTTTTTCTGGAAAATGGCGGATTATTTTGCAGAAAATCTGTTACATGACTCGAAAACAAATGACGTGGATCTCCTCGAAATACAACGGGAAATCCCGCTTAAGCGCTAAGCAAAGTTTGTGCAAACAAATCAAACAAGCCCATCTCTTCCTTAGAGATGGGCTTGTTACATATAGGTGTTACAACCACGAGTTGAACAAATCAAGTACCTTTTTCTCGTCATAGCCTTTTCCAGATTCAAGGCTACCGCTGTCATGTACGGAAATAACCTTCCCTTTGCTATCCAATGCAATAAAAAAAGGATAGCCTAGTTTTCCGCCCTCAGGAGCAAATTTATGGAAAACCTCTTCATTCTTATTTTCCTTGGAATAATTCAGGTGGTAATACAAAAAATTGTCATCAAGTAGCTTCTTGACTGCAGCGGTGTGTTGGATATAGTGGTTAAACCGCAAACACCAAATACACCAATTGCCTCCAGCCTGGATGATCAGCTTTTTATTCTCCTTTTGGGCTTTCAACAGTAGACTGTCTATATCCTGCTGTGCATTTGCCTCTGGACTATACGGTTGCTCAAACGTTTCCTTTTCTAAACTTTGCTTTTCCTGTGCCCAAAGCATAACACTTGGCAAGAATAATCCCCATAAAAGTAGTCCTGTTTTTATCGTTTTGGTCATCATACTCCTTTTCAAAAATCTAAACATCCAAATTTATCAATTTCGCCCCACAATTCTTTATTTTGGACGTCACTTTAACAACAGGATGACACATACTGTGTAAATGTTTAAAATAGAAAGCATTACCTTAAATAATCCAATATAAGTAGCGCACACGCGATGTGACAGTTTCAAAAAAAACACATTAATTAGACGAAGTGTAAATTAACGTTAAATTAACAGCAACATTTGCATTACATATATCGCTAGCTGATATTTAGTTGTACTTTAGAGCGATCATTTATATCCATGAAAAGTTTTTTTGTCTTCATACTACTACTACTATCAAACTATGCTTACAGCCAAGTCGCTGTGAGTGGAAAGGTCCTAGACAAAGGCGAGACCAAACCGTTGCTAAATGCTTCGGTAGTCCTGCTTCACATGCCGGACTCCATTTTAAAATCCTATGGTCGAACCGATGAAAACGGCCAGTTTAAATTGGAAAAAGTGGATGCTGGACAATACATGGTATTGGTGACGTACCCCAAATTTGAGCTGTATTCACAAAAAATAGAAGTGACCGAAAGTCCTCTTAAATTGGCGGATATCAATATCAATTCGCAAGCTAATTTACTTGAAGAAGTAGTTATTACACAGAAACTTCCTATTCGAATTAAAGGGGACACTATTGAATACAATGCCGCTAGCTTTGAAACTGAAAAAAATGCCAAACTTGAGGATCTGCTGAGAAGACTACCAGGTCTAAGTGTTTCGGCAGATGGTGCAATAACTGCACACGGCAAAAGCGTTTCGAAAGTCTTGATTGAAGGCGAAGAATTCTTTGGTTACGACCCCAAGATAGCCATTCGAAATGTGCGGGCCGACGCGGTAGACAAAGTCCAAGTATATGACCGCAAATCTGAGGAAGCCGAATTGACAGGTATAGATGATGGTGTCCGCATCAAAACTGTCAATGTAGTCTTGAAGGAGGAGGCACGCAAAGGCGTTTTCGGAAATGCACAGGCGAGTATAGGTACGCGTCAGCTTTTCGATGCCGGAATATTTGCTGCTAAATTCAATAAAAGTGAACGTTTGGGCGTAACGGCTAATTGGAACAACATGGGCACTGGTGGTGGTAACCACATCCGAATGAATAACCAAATAAATGGAAATCCAGAATACAAAAGCATTGGTGCCAATTATGAAAACAACTTATTCAAAAGCAAGCTGAGGATCAATTCGAACTACAACTTGAATAACAATAGCAACGCCAATGAATCCGAGAGCTATAGCACAAGGATCCTTCCTCCAAAGAAGGATGAATCGGCTGAAATCACACAAGAGACAGAACGCTCCTCTCAAAATACTTCGGATAATACAAATCACTCATTTCGTTCGGAATTTAGATACAAAGTGGACTCTATCCAAAACCTGACCCTACAATTAAATGCAGGCAAATCATCAGGACATAATTCCAGCAGCTCGCAGAGTTCAACTTTTCAAAATTCGGCGACGATCAATGATTTTGAAGAAAAGACAAGTTCCTCATCGGACAACCAGAATATGGATGCGCGTATCGATTATAGAAGAAGGTTGAACAATAAAGGACGTAGCCTCAATATACAGTTCAACAATCAATTTGGCAATCGAGAATCCATGTCTCACGTTAACTCCACAACCAATACTTATACTGTAGAGAATGGAAAAACCACAAAAGAAATTGACCAGCAAAGGCAAAACGAAAACAATGACAATCGATTTGGAGGACAGATTAACCTCAGCGATCGCTTCTTCGAGAAGATAAATGTAACGCTTGGCTACAATTTTAACAACAGCAGTAGTAAAGATCTGGTTAATGCTTACAACCTTTCTGCAACGGACGATTTTTCAGTATTGGATACGCTGTACTCAAAAAATGAAAGGAACTCTACGACGAATCATGGAGCAAACGTAAGCCTAGGCTTTTGGAGCGAAAAATTTAACATCAATGTGTCTACTCGAGTTACGAATAGTGAGCAACGTATTCAGGATTCCTATCGAGATATTGATTTAAATAGAAATTTTTGGAACAACAACACGAATATGAACGTGAACTACAAGTTGTCCAATAGCAGAAACATATCTGCAAATTATCAAAACAGCTCTACTATACCAAGCATTGGACAATTACAGCCCTACCAACCTGCTACCAACCCGTTGTTCCAACAAGAGGGAAATCCAAACTTAAAAAGGGCAAGCAATAACAATATGAATATCAACTATAACTCCTTCTCGCTGTTGAAGGCAACTGCTATCAACGCGAATATGAGTGTAGGAATGACCAGCAATCCCATCGTTAACAAAAGTGTGATTGACAGTGTGGGAAAAACAACTTCCACCTTTGTCAATATCGATGACAAGACAAACCTCAATCTCCAAGGTTATGCCTCGATTACCCGTCCATTGTTCAATAATGTCGTCCAATTTGGTCCTTATCTCAACTTAGGATACAACAACAGCTATAATTACTTAAACGGCGAATTCAATGAATCCAAGAGCTTCA encodes:
- a CDS encoding thioredoxin family protein; this encodes MMTKTIKTGLLLWGLFLPSVMLWAQEKQSLEKETFEQPYSPEANAQQDIDSLLLKAQKENKKLIIQAGGNWCIWCLRFNHYIQHTAAVKKLLDDNFLYYHLNYSKENKNEEVFHKFAPEGGKLGYPFFIALDSKGKVISVHDSGSLESGKGYDEKKVLDLFNSWL
- a CDS encoding outer membrane beta-barrel protein — its product is MKSFFVFILLLLSNYAYSQVAVSGKVLDKGETKPLLNASVVLLHMPDSILKSYGRTDENGQFKLEKVDAGQYMVLVTYPKFELYSQKIEVTESPLKLADININSQANLLEEVVITQKLPIRIKGDTIEYNAASFETEKNAKLEDLLRRLPGLSVSADGAITAHGKSVSKVLIEGEEFFGYDPKIAIRNVRADAVDKVQVYDRKSEEAELTGIDDGVRIKTVNVVLKEEARKGVFGNAQASIGTRQLFDAGIFAAKFNKSERLGVTANWNNMGTGGGNHIRMNNQINGNPEYKSIGANYENNLFKSKLRINSNYNLNNNSNANESESYSTRILPPKKDESAEITQETERSSQNTSDNTNHSFRSEFRYKVDSIQNLTLQLNAGKSSGHNSSSSQSSTFQNSATINDFEEKTSSSSDNQNMDARIDYRRRLNNKGRSLNIQFNNQFGNRESMSHVNSTTNTYTVENGKTTKEIDQQRQNENNDNRFGGQINLSDRFFEKINVTLGYNFNNSSSKDLVNAYNLSATDDFSVLDTLYSKNERNSTTNHGANVSLGFWSEKFNINVSTRVTNSEQRIQDSYRDIDLNRNFWNNNTNMNVNYKLSNSRNISANYQNSSTIPSIGQLQPYQPATNPLFQQEGNPNLKRASNNNMNINYNSFSLLKATAINANMSVGMTSNPIVNKSVIDSVGKTTSTFVNIDDKTNLNLQGYASITRPLFNNVVQFGPYLNLGYNNSYNYLNGEFNESKSFNGFAGINANKQTSTIVDFNFSAGMGFRDERTLLNQKLNSTSINFNANTDLKYYLPYKIALSQVVNYSYTGKTKLYSKAIQQFYMNLEVSKKLLKSESLLLSVKAFDIFKTFNNTNRSFGDSNFSESRNQVLTQYLMVGLNWDFNKNLGKKND